A region of Plantactinospora sp. BC1 DNA encodes the following proteins:
- a CDS encoding bifunctional 2-polyprenyl-6-hydroxyphenol methylase/3-demethylubiquinol 3-O-methyltransferase UbiG has translation MTALAADPPLPPRAALRWHVVRRLVAECRPGSILELGCGLGSVGTRLARLASYTAAEPDPRSFATAYARITPLGGTVHNGDHRQVPAAGGYDLVCAFEVLEHIADDLPVLTEWLALARPGGHLLLSVPADPERFGPWDTLVGHYRRYSAEQLRQRLLDAGATDVRLVHYGWPLGYLLDSVRDRWAGRRADHPTEAGGAGGGAEAGAGGGGGGGGGGGGDSAAVAAAEPAAEPASAGGPGPSDGPPGGTAEERTSTSGRILQPRGVLAGEAIRLAVSPFVVLQRMRPDRGPGLVALATRP, from the coding sequence ATGACCGCGCTGGCGGCCGACCCGCCGCTGCCACCCCGGGCGGCCCTGCGCTGGCACGTCGTACGCCGGCTCGTGGCGGAGTGCCGGCCGGGGAGCATCCTCGAACTCGGCTGCGGGCTCGGCTCCGTCGGCACCCGGCTGGCCCGGCTGGCCAGCTACACCGCGGCCGAACCCGACCCGCGCAGCTTCGCGACCGCGTACGCCCGGATCACCCCGCTGGGCGGGACGGTGCACAACGGGGATCACCGGCAGGTACCGGCGGCCGGCGGCTACGACCTGGTCTGCGCCTTCGAGGTGCTGGAACACATCGCCGACGACCTACCGGTACTGACGGAGTGGCTGGCCCTGGCCAGGCCCGGTGGACACCTGCTGCTGTCGGTACCCGCCGACCCGGAGCGGTTCGGCCCCTGGGACACCCTGGTCGGGCACTACCGGCGGTACTCCGCCGAGCAGCTCCGGCAGCGGCTGCTCGACGCCGGTGCCACCGACGTCCGGCTGGTGCACTACGGCTGGCCGCTCGGCTACCTGCTCGACTCCGTACGGGACCGCTGGGCGGGCCGCCGCGCCGACCATCCCACCGAAGCCGGCGGCGCCGGAGGTGGAGCCGAAGCCGGAGCCGGAGGCGGAGGTGGAGGTGGAGGTGGAGGTGGAGGTGACAGCGCCGCCGTGGCCGCCGCCGAGCCCGCCGCCGAGCCCGCTTCTGCCGGTGGTCCCGGCCCGTCGGACGGGCCGCCGGGCGGGACGGCCGAGGAGCGCACCTCCACCTCCGGGCGGATCCTGCAACCGCGCGGCGTCCTGGCCGGCGAGGCGATCCGGCTGGCCGTCTCACCGTTCGTGGTCCTGCAACGGATGCGCCCGGACCGCGGGCCGGGCCTCGTCGCGCTCGCCACCCGCCCGTAG
- a CDS encoding class I SAM-dependent methyltransferase produces MTGDHYFSTEPLTSADRRTVTFSVEGDDYSLTSSAGVFSADRLDPGTAVLLRKAELPGAQTSGALLDLGCGYGPITCVLATRAGAATVWAVDVNARARELTGQNAQRLGLADRVRVAAPDEVPDDITFSQLWSNPPIRVGKEELHGMLRRWLPRLAPDGVAWLVVARHLGGDSLQRWLVEAGWRVERHASQKGYRVLRVTR; encoded by the coding sequence GTGACCGGCGACCACTATTTCAGCACCGAGCCCCTGACCAGCGCCGACCGGCGTACGGTGACGTTCTCCGTCGAGGGCGACGACTACTCGCTGACCTCTTCGGCCGGGGTCTTCTCCGCCGACCGGCTCGATCCGGGCACCGCCGTACTGCTGCGCAAGGCCGAACTGCCCGGTGCGCAGACCAGCGGAGCACTGCTCGACCTGGGCTGCGGGTACGGGCCGATCACCTGCGTACTCGCCACCAGGGCGGGGGCGGCCACGGTCTGGGCGGTCGACGTCAACGCCCGGGCCCGCGAACTCACCGGGCAGAACGCGCAACGGCTCGGCCTCGCCGACCGGGTACGCGTCGCGGCGCCCGACGAGGTACCGGACGACATCACGTTCTCCCAACTGTGGTCGAATCCGCCGATCCGGGTCGGCAAGGAGGAGTTGCACGGCATGCTGCGGCGCTGGCTGCCCCGGTTGGCGCCGGACGGCGTGGCCTGGCTGGTGGTGGCCCGGCACCTCGGCGGCGACTCGCTCCAGCGCTGGCTCGTAGAGGCCGGCTGGCGGGTCGAGCGGCACGCCAGCCAGAAGGGTTACCGGGTACTCCGGGTCACCCGCTGA
- a CDS encoding glycosyltransferase family 2 protein yields the protein MAVNGRFDRPGSEMSVVPAQVSRESNAPVEVTVVLPCYNEQAHVLTEIERICAAMDASGLNYELLAIDDASTDDTLEILRGATGRFPRLRLLAFHRNGGSGTARRIGTEQARGAIVVWTDADMTYPNERIPEFVRLLLRDPHVDQVVGARTSEQGSHKFLRVPAKWLIRKIAERLAGTRIPDLNSGLRAFRRDVSLPYLRLLPPGFSCVTTITMAFLHNQHDVHYVPISYARRSGSSKFHFVRDAYRYLLQVLRMVMYFNPLKVLMPPSLLLLTVGSGKVVYDLVAHPVRIATNTVLLLCAGLIVGAVALLADLIVRSRIDWPPGNRS from the coding sequence ATGGCGGTGAACGGCCGATTCGACCGGCCCGGCTCGGAGATGTCCGTCGTTCCGGCCCAGGTCAGCAGGGAGAGCAACGCACCGGTCGAGGTGACCGTCGTCCTGCCCTGCTACAACGAGCAGGCGCACGTGCTGACGGAAATCGAGCGCATCTGCGCGGCAATGGACGCCAGCGGCCTCAATTACGAATTGCTGGCGATCGACGACGCCTCCACAGACGACACGCTGGAGATCCTGCGCGGGGCGACCGGACGGTTTCCCCGGCTCCGGCTGCTGGCGTTCCACCGCAACGGCGGTTCCGGCACGGCACGCCGGATCGGCACCGAACAGGCGCGTGGCGCCATCGTGGTGTGGACCGACGCGGACATGACCTATCCGAACGAGCGGATTCCCGAGTTCGTCCGGCTGCTGCTCCGGGACCCGCACGTCGACCAGGTCGTCGGCGCCCGTACGAGCGAGCAGGGCAGCCACAAGTTCCTCCGGGTACCGGCGAAGTGGCTCATCCGCAAGATCGCCGAGCGGCTGGCCGGCACCCGCATCCCCGACCTCAACTCCGGGCTGCGGGCCTTCCGCCGGGACGTGTCGCTGCCCTACCTCCGGCTGCTCCCGCCGGGGTTCTCCTGCGTCACCACGATCACGATGGCGTTCCTGCACAACCAGCACGACGTGCACTACGTGCCGATCTCCTACGCCCGCCGGTCGGGTTCGTCGAAGTTCCACTTCGTCCGGGACGCCTACCGCTATCTCCTCCAGGTGCTCCGGATGGTGATGTACTTCAACCCGCTCAAGGTGCTGATGCCGCCGTCGTTGCTGCTGCTCACCGTCGGCTCCGGGAAGGTCGTCTACGACCTGGTCGCGCATCCGGTCCGGATCGCCACCAACACGGTGCTGCTGCTCTGTGCCGGCCTGATCGTCGGTGCGGTGGCGCTGCTCGCCGACCTCATCGTGCGGTCCAGAATCGACTGGCCGCCCGGAAACCGCTCGTGA
- a CDS encoding glycosyltransferase, with protein sequence MRWLVFGSYDVRRHPRVGVLVEGLRAAGDEVTELNEPLTMDTAARIAVLRQPWRLPLLVSKLARCWALLVLRALRQRHGSPPGGPVDAVLVGYLGHFDVHLARPLFRGTPIVLDHLVSAAGTARDRGLADARGARLRLMRAIDDAALHRADVVLVDTEEHLDALPAAARDRGTVVPVGAGAAWFAAGARTARERWPGDPAGGGRWRLRVVFVGLFTPLHGTRTLGAALAALAGDDSIEVTVVGTGQEHPGCRRAAADNPRVIWHDWIPAAELPDFVAGHHVSLGIFGATAKAGRVVPTKVYQGAAAGCAIVTSDTAPQRRALGDAAVFVPAGDPSALADALRDLAGDPDRLARLRRAARRRALEHFWPATVVAPVRHRIDPAVGRDAGPAEPSPDAAGAPSPAEPSPDAAGTSSPAESSPDAAGTPSRGNLTAGPVWWLG encoded by the coding sequence GTGCGCTGGCTGGTGTTCGGCAGCTACGACGTACGGCGACATCCCCGGGTCGGCGTACTCGTCGAGGGGCTCCGGGCGGCCGGCGACGAGGTAACCGAGCTGAACGAACCGTTGACCATGGACACCGCCGCCCGGATAGCCGTACTCCGGCAGCCGTGGCGACTCCCACTGCTCGTCAGCAAGCTCGCCCGCTGCTGGGCCCTGCTCGTGCTGCGAGCCCTCCGGCAGCGGCACGGCAGCCCGCCCGGCGGACCGGTCGACGCCGTCCTGGTCGGCTATCTCGGACACTTCGACGTGCACCTGGCCCGGCCGCTGTTCCGGGGTACCCCGATCGTGCTCGACCACCTCGTCTCGGCCGCCGGCACGGCCCGGGACCGGGGACTCGCCGACGCCCGAGGTGCCCGGCTACGGCTGATGCGGGCGATCGACGACGCCGCGCTGCACCGGGCCGACGTCGTACTGGTCGACACCGAGGAGCATCTCGACGCGCTCCCGGCAGCGGCCCGGGACCGGGGAACGGTGGTACCCGTCGGAGCCGGCGCAGCGTGGTTCGCCGCCGGTGCCCGTACCGCCCGGGAGCGCTGGCCCGGCGACCCGGCCGGCGGCGGCCGATGGCGGCTGCGGGTCGTCTTCGTCGGCCTCTTCACCCCGTTGCACGGCACCCGGACCCTGGGCGCCGCGCTGGCCGCGCTGGCCGGCGACGACTCGATCGAGGTGACCGTGGTCGGCACCGGACAGGAGCATCCCGGCTGCCGCCGGGCCGCCGCCGACAACCCCCGGGTGATCTGGCACGACTGGATACCGGCGGCTGAGTTGCCCGACTTCGTCGCCGGGCACCACGTGTCGCTGGGCATTTTCGGCGCGACGGCGAAGGCCGGCCGGGTGGTACCGACGAAGGTGTACCAGGGCGCCGCCGCCGGTTGCGCCATCGTCACCTCCGACACCGCACCGCAACGCCGTGCGCTCGGCGACGCGGCCGTCTTCGTGCCGGCCGGCGACCCGTCCGCGCTGGCCGACGCGCTGCGCGACCTGGCCGGGGACCCGGACCGGCTCGCCCGGCTGCGCCGGGCCGCCCGGCGGCGCGCGCTCGAACACTTCTGGCCGGCGACCGTCGTGGCCCCGGTCCGGCACCGGATCGACCCCGCCGTCGGCCGGGACGCCGGCCCGGCCGAGCCGTCGCCGGACGCTGCCGGCGCCCCGAGCCCGGCCGAGCCGTCGCCGGACGCTGCCGGCACCTCGAGCCCGGCCGAGTCGTCGCCGGACGCTGCCGGCACCCCGAGCCGTGGCAACCTGACCGCCGGTCCGGTCTGGTGGCTCGGATGA
- a CDS encoding ABC-F family ATP-binding cassette domain-containing protein: MGYVDVTGVGHILPDGRELFADVSFRVGEGAKVALVGPNGAGKTTLLKMVAGDLPTRTGAIARSGGLGVMRQFIGMIGDESTLHDLVLSLSPPVLRAAGERLAAAEATLHAAEVRGKFSSAAGKAQLGYADALSAWGEAGGYDAEVLFDTVSTIVLELPWEKTRDRPVRTLSGGQQKRFALELLLRGTDEVLLLDEPDNFLDVPGKRWLEGRLRESAKSVLYVSHDRELLARTADRVVAVEGGSAWMHPGGFASWHAARVNRHDRLEEQRRRWDEEHQKLRELMLMYKQKAAYNSAMASRYQAAQTRLRKFEEAGPPPVPPKDQDIRMRLAGGRTGKRAIVCEQVELDDLTFPFDLEVWYGDRVAVLGANGTGKSHFLRLLARGGTDPDPANGPVDGGPALAPVRHGGVARLGARVRPGHFSQTHDRPDLLDRTLVEVLWRGDDHRAGMDRHTAMKVLNRYELAGQGDQRFGTLSGGQQARFLVLLLELSGATLLLLDEPTDNLDLASAEALEAGLLAFDGTVLAVTHDRWFTRSFDRFLLFRGDGEVVETPEPVWDVA; this comes from the coding sequence GTGGGTTACGTGGACGTCACCGGAGTCGGGCACATCCTGCCGGACGGCCGTGAGTTGTTCGCCGACGTCTCCTTCCGGGTCGGCGAGGGTGCCAAGGTCGCCCTGGTCGGGCCGAACGGCGCCGGCAAGACCACCCTGCTGAAGATGGTGGCCGGGGATCTGCCGACCCGGACCGGGGCGATCGCCCGCTCCGGCGGGCTGGGCGTGATGCGCCAGTTCATCGGCATGATCGGCGACGAGTCGACGCTGCACGACCTCGTACTCTCGCTATCGCCGCCGGTCCTGCGCGCCGCCGGGGAGCGGCTGGCGGCGGCCGAGGCGACGCTGCACGCCGCCGAGGTGCGCGGCAAGTTCAGCAGCGCCGCCGGCAAGGCCCAACTCGGGTACGCGGACGCGCTGAGCGCCTGGGGCGAGGCCGGCGGCTACGACGCGGAGGTGCTCTTCGACACCGTCTCCACGATCGTGCTGGAGCTGCCCTGGGAGAAGACCCGCGACCGGCCGGTACGCACCCTCTCCGGCGGGCAGCAGAAGCGGTTCGCCCTGGAGTTGCTGCTGCGCGGCACCGACGAGGTGTTGCTGCTCGACGAGCCGGACAACTTCCTCGACGTGCCGGGCAAGCGCTGGCTGGAGGGGCGGCTGCGGGAGTCGGCGAAGTCCGTCCTCTACGTCTCGCACGACCGGGAGCTGCTGGCCCGTACCGCCGACCGGGTGGTCGCGGTGGAGGGCGGCAGCGCCTGGATGCACCCGGGCGGCTTCGCCAGCTGGCACGCCGCCCGGGTGAACCGGCACGACCGGCTGGAGGAGCAGCGCCGCCGCTGGGACGAGGAGCACCAGAAGCTGCGCGAGCTGATGCTGATGTACAAGCAGAAGGCGGCGTACAACAGCGCGATGGCCTCCCGCTACCAGGCGGCGCAGACCCGGTTGCGCAAGTTCGAGGAGGCCGGGCCGCCACCGGTACCCCCGAAGGACCAGGACATCCGGATGCGGCTGGCCGGCGGGCGTACCGGCAAGCGGGCGATCGTCTGCGAGCAGGTCGAGCTGGACGACCTCACCTTCCCGTTCGACCTGGAGGTCTGGTACGGCGACCGGGTCGCCGTACTCGGCGCCAACGGGACCGGGAAGTCGCATTTCCTCCGCCTGCTCGCCCGGGGCGGCACCGACCCGGATCCGGCCAACGGTCCGGTCGACGGTGGCCCGGCCCTGGCCCCGGTCCGGCACGGCGGGGTGGCCCGGCTGGGCGCCCGGGTGCGGCCCGGTCACTTCTCGCAGACCCACGACCGGCCGGATCTGCTCGACAGGACCCTGGTCGAGGTGCTGTGGCGGGGCGACGACCACCGGGCCGGGATGGACCGGCACACCGCGATGAAGGTGTTGAACCGGTACGAGCTGGCCGGCCAGGGCGACCAGCGGTTCGGCACGCTCTCCGGTGGACAGCAGGCGCGGTTCCTGGTGCTGTTGCTGGAACTCTCCGGCGCGACCCTGCTGTTGCTGGACGAGCCGACCGACAACCTGGACCTGGCCTCGGCCGAGGCGCTGGAGGCCGGGTTGCTGGCGTTCGACGGGACGGTGCTGGCGGTCACCCACGACCGCTGGTTCACCCGGTCGTTCGACCGCTTCCTGCTCTTCCGGGGCGACGGCGAGGTGGTCGAGACGCCGGAACCGGTCTGGGACGTCGCCTGA
- a CDS encoding glycosyltransferase family 39 protein, with the protein MTEAVPTAAALLRVRGIGLRVRDTVARVRESRPVPSSSGRPDGPVDDASGPDPDRVERLGRAGVAAITGIVALTWFPLLGMPFGDNHLGRIIGRYALHLRNLQEQGILGSHFGADWLPYASTPYAHHPPLLNLLTALTGLLPGDGEYQVWLPAYLLALLIVPAGAALLRGLGLRWSATLLALGLMVATPFYWIYSPLMFDLGPILALSALVLRLRARPDPAPRLVAAACGAALLTTLVSWPGVGFAAVLGLWLLAARRVDRVTVLVGASMLAGVAISLAFVVGVTGMAMLGGQAELRSTGGGYTVRQFLRRQWHYAYDLLPLWYLGALPVGAVVGLLDRRTRVYLAMAVAFTVAWMLGLSNGAYVHSYWSYPVLVVGLVGTGVLLDRLVGRLTGSVPDDGLDAPVREGDAAGTPEAVRRFVRTRRWLARRRVRVTAATLVGAALGAYLGMLVVGPARHRLLDEPAGAGRLVAGHPPPAGQRYAWIAGTGATSPRWLAYYWRLTPRQLSAATLHTEPTRPEDLVLVNLAKRPEWLPASVESRAVARDGPYVLVPFAALDGTAGGP; encoded by the coding sequence GTGACCGAAGCGGTGCCGACCGCCGCCGCGCTGCTCCGGGTCCGAGGCATCGGCCTGCGGGTCCGGGACACGGTGGCCCGGGTACGCGAGAGCAGGCCGGTGCCGTCGTCGTCCGGGCGCCCCGACGGGCCGGTCGACGACGCGTCCGGGCCGGACCCGGACCGGGTCGAGCGGCTGGGCCGGGCCGGTGTCGCCGCGATCACCGGCATCGTCGCGCTGACCTGGTTTCCGCTGCTCGGCATGCCGTTCGGCGACAACCACCTGGGCCGGATCATCGGCCGGTACGCGCTGCACCTGCGCAACCTCCAGGAGCAGGGCATCCTCGGCTCGCACTTCGGTGCCGACTGGCTCCCGTACGCCTCGACGCCGTACGCGCACCACCCGCCGCTGCTCAACCTGCTCACCGCGCTGACCGGCCTGCTGCCCGGGGACGGTGAATACCAGGTGTGGCTGCCGGCGTACCTGCTGGCACTGCTGATCGTCCCGGCCGGCGCCGCCCTGCTACGCGGCCTCGGGCTGCGCTGGTCGGCCACCCTGCTGGCGCTCGGCCTGATGGTCGCCACCCCGTTCTACTGGATCTACAGCCCGCTGATGTTCGACCTCGGGCCGATCCTGGCCCTCTCCGCGCTGGTGCTGCGGCTGCGCGCCCGCCCCGATCCGGCGCCCCGGCTCGTCGCCGCCGCCTGCGGTGCCGCGCTGCTCACCACCCTGGTCTCCTGGCCCGGTGTCGGGTTCGCCGCCGTACTCGGGCTGTGGCTGCTGGCGGCCCGTCGGGTCGACCGGGTGACGGTACTGGTCGGCGCGAGCATGCTGGCCGGGGTCGCGATCAGCCTCGCCTTCGTGGTCGGGGTGACCGGGATGGCGATGCTCGGCGGGCAGGCCGAGCTGCGCAGCACCGGTGGCGGCTACACGGTGCGGCAGTTCCTCCGCCGACAGTGGCACTACGCCTACGACCTGCTGCCGCTCTGGTACCTCGGCGCGCTGCCGGTCGGTGCGGTGGTCGGGCTGCTGGACCGGCGTACCCGGGTCTACCTGGCGATGGCGGTCGCCTTCACCGTCGCCTGGATGCTCGGGTTGAGCAACGGCGCCTACGTCCACTCGTACTGGTCCTATCCGGTGCTGGTGGTCGGACTGGTCGGCACCGGTGTGCTGCTGGACCGACTCGTCGGCCGGCTCACCGGCTCCGTCCCGGACGACGGCCTCGACGCACCGGTCCGGGAGGGTGACGCCGCGGGTACGCCGGAGGCGGTGCGCCGATTCGTCCGGACCAGGAGGTGGCTGGCCCGACGGCGGGTCCGGGTGACGGCGGCGACGCTGGTCGGAGCGGCCCTCGGGGCGTACCTCGGGATGCTGGTCGTCGGCCCGGCCCGGCATCGTCTGCTGGACGAGCCGGCCGGGGCCGGCCGGCTGGTGGCCGGGCATCCCCCACCGGCCGGTCAGCGGTACGCCTGGATTGCCGGCACCGGGGCGACGAGTCCGCGCTGGCTCGCCTACTACTGGCGGTTGACGCCCCGGCAGCTCAGCGCCGCGACGCTGCACACCGAGCCGACCCGCCCCGAGGACCTGGTCCTGGTCAACCTGGCCAAGCGCCCGGAGTGGCTGCCCGCCTCGGTCGAGTCCCGGGCCGTGGCCCGGGACGGGCCGTACGTGCTGGTCCCGTTCGCCGCCCTGGACGGCACCGCCGGCGGCCCGTGA
- a CDS encoding endonuclease domain-containing protein, with product MPACHRRRHSTTCTTPGGGSSVGWTSGIPRLRIAIEYEGDHHRERAHFRQDVARLNDLRAAGWVVLRFTADDVLRHPARVVAQVAQAIRERLQPPGHQRR from the coding sequence ATGCCGGCCTGCCACCGCCGACGGCACAGCACGACGTGTACGACGCCCGGGGGCGGTTCGTCGGTCGGGTGGACCTCGGGTATCCCCCGGCTGCGGATCGCCATCGAGTACGAGGGCGACCACCATCGCGAGCGGGCGCACTTCCGTCAGGACGTCGCCCGGCTGAACGACCTTCGCGCCGCCGGCTGGGTGGTGCTCCGCTTCACCGCCGACGATGTCCTGCGGCATCCCGCCCGCGTGGTCGCCCAGGTGGCCCAGGCCATCCGGGAACGCCTCCAACCACCTGGACACCAGAGGCGCTAA
- a CDS encoding lysylphosphatidylglycerol synthase domain-containing protein, with translation MVPRGTGRWRLARGAAQVAVTGAFLGLVGWSVARRWDEVPAVLGELSLPGLLLAGLAAAVAGLCGCLAWRAILTDFGVDLPLRGAARIFFVGQLAKYLPGKVWPILVQARLGRAYGVPGRASAVAALLAMLVTLGTGLLLAAAALPLLGDRAVAGYWWILLAVPPALLVLWPPLVNRILAALLRLARREPMPRPLSARGIGGAVGWSLATWLGYGTHLWLLLTDVGATGGPDLLLRSIGAFAGSWSVGFLLAVAPAGVGPREVALPLLLGPTVAGPAALVATVLSRLLLTMVDLLLPAVAVSLRWSGRRLARRLPRQPSPAEPSSVERSPVEPSPLGSSSVGGPEARGVEPADPATRQP, from the coding sequence GTGGTGCCGCGCGGAACCGGCAGGTGGCGCCTGGCGCGCGGAGCCGCCCAGGTCGCGGTGACCGGGGCGTTTCTCGGCCTCGTCGGCTGGTCGGTGGCGCGGCGCTGGGACGAGGTACCGGCGGTGCTCGGCGAACTCTCCCTGCCGGGCCTGTTGCTGGCCGGACTGGCCGCCGCCGTCGCCGGGCTCTGCGGCTGCCTGGCCTGGCGGGCCATCCTGACGGACTTCGGCGTCGACCTTCCGCTGCGCGGCGCGGCGCGGATCTTCTTCGTCGGGCAGTTGGCGAAGTACCTGCCCGGCAAGGTGTGGCCGATCCTCGTCCAGGCCCGCCTAGGCCGGGCGTACGGGGTGCCGGGGCGGGCGTCGGCCGTCGCCGCGCTGCTGGCGATGCTCGTCACGCTCGGTACCGGCCTGCTGCTCGCCGCCGCCGCCCTGCCGCTGCTGGGCGACCGGGCCGTCGCCGGCTACTGGTGGATCCTGCTGGCCGTCCCGCCCGCGCTGCTGGTGCTCTGGCCGCCGCTGGTCAACCGGATCCTCGCCGCGCTGCTCCGGCTGGCCCGCCGCGAGCCGATGCCCCGGCCGCTCTCCGCGCGCGGCATCGGCGGGGCCGTCGGCTGGTCGCTCGCGACCTGGCTCGGCTACGGTACGCACCTCTGGCTGCTGCTGACCGACGTCGGTGCGACCGGCGGCCCGGACCTGCTGCTCCGCTCGATCGGCGCCTTCGCCGGCTCGTGGTCGGTCGGGTTCCTGCTGGCCGTCGCGCCGGCCGGGGTCGGCCCCCGGGAGGTGGCGCTGCCGCTGCTGCTCGGTCCGACCGTCGCCGGACCGGCCGCGCTGGTCGCCACCGTGCTCTCCCGGCTGCTGCTGACCATGGTGGACCTGCTGCTGCCGGCCGTCGCGGTCTCGCTCCGCTGGTCGGGGCGTCGACTCGCCCGCCGGCTACCCCGGCAGCCGTCCCCCGCCGAGCCGTCCTCTGTCGAGCGGTCCCCTGTCGAGCCGTCCCCGCTTGGGTCGTCTTCGGTCGGGGGGCCGGAGGCGCGCGGGGTGGAGCCGGCGGACCCGGCGACGCGCCAGCCGTAA
- a CDS encoding aldo/keto reductase — protein sequence MTYRRLGDSGLVVSVVGVGCNNFGRKLDAAGTRAVVDAALDAGINLFDTADIYGEPHGGSEELLGAALRGRRDDIVLATKFGMSMSGMNGPDLGARGARRYVARAVEASLRRLGTDHIDLYQMHEPDPGTPIEETLRALDDLVRAGKVRYVGNSNFTGWQIADAAWTARTGGYSPFISAQNEYSLLNRGVEAEVVPAAQHFGLGLLPFFPLADGLLTGKYKRGAQPPSDSRLAGTSPRYAARLASAPWDTIEALEKYAAERGRSLLDVAIGGLAAQPAVTSVIAGATTPDQVRANANAGRWQPTPDDLTTLRTLL from the coding sequence ATGACCTATCGCCGGTTGGGCGACTCCGGGCTCGTGGTGTCCGTCGTCGGGGTCGGCTGCAACAACTTCGGCCGCAAGCTCGACGCCGCCGGTACCCGGGCCGTGGTCGACGCCGCCCTCGACGCCGGCATCAACCTCTTCGACACCGCCGACATCTACGGCGAGCCGCACGGCGGGTCGGAGGAGCTGCTCGGTGCCGCGCTGCGCGGCCGGCGCGACGACATCGTGCTGGCGACCAAGTTCGGCATGAGCATGTCCGGGATGAACGGGCCGGACCTCGGCGCCCGAGGCGCCCGCCGCTACGTCGCCCGGGCGGTCGAGGCGTCCCTGCGCCGGCTCGGCACCGACCACATCGACCTCTACCAGATGCACGAACCCGACCCGGGTACGCCGATCGAGGAGACCCTGCGCGCGCTGGACGACCTGGTCCGGGCCGGCAAGGTCCGTTACGTCGGCAACTCCAACTTCACCGGCTGGCAGATCGCCGACGCCGCCTGGACGGCGCGTACCGGGGGCTACTCGCCGTTCATCAGCGCGCAGAACGAGTACAGCCTGCTGAACCGGGGCGTGGAGGCCGAGGTGGTGCCGGCGGCGCAGCACTTCGGGCTCGGCCTGCTGCCGTTCTTCCCGCTCGCCGACGGGCTGCTCACCGGCAAGTACAAGCGGGGTGCCCAGCCGCCCTCGGACAGTCGGCTCGCCGGCACGAGCCCGAGGTACGCCGCCCGGCTGGCGTCGGCGCCGTGGGACACCATCGAGGCGCTGGAGAAGTACGCCGCCGAGCGCGGCCGTTCCCTGCTGGACGTCGCGATCGGCGGCCTGGCCGCCCAGCCGGCGGTGACCTCGGTGATCGCCGGTGCCACCACCCCCGACCAGGTACGCGCCAACGCCAACGCCGGCCGCTGGCAGCCCACCCCGGACGACCTCACCACCCTGCGCACCCTCCTCTGA